From one Lolium rigidum isolate FL_2022 chromosome 4, APGP_CSIRO_Lrig_0.1, whole genome shotgun sequence genomic stretch:
- the LOC124707712 gene encoding SNF1-related protein kinase regulatory subunit beta-1-like produces the protein MGNASAREVGNGYAASSLEQVPPGRGSSAEAAAPPDAVMRELPPPVPYVFAPQVPVAPLQIPTEFSPVFSHSWVNGSDQSTNSNPPEKGIPTLITWSQGGNEVFVEGSWDNWTSRRVLERSGKDHAVLLVLPSGIYHYRIIVDGEPRYVSEQPHVTDERGQVANLLDVHEYVPESLDSVAEFDAPPSPEHSYDLQFPADEEFAKEPPTLPPQLLMSVLGGTDSSDEHALKLKPQHVVLNHLFIEKGWGSQSLLALGVTHRFQSKYVNFVLYKPLPRR, from the exons ATGGGGAACGCGAGCGCCAGGGAAGTGGGGAACGGCTATGCGGCGTCGTCGCTGGAGCAGGTGCCCCCCGGCCGCGGGAGCTCGGCGGAGGCCGCCGCCCCGCCGGACGCCGTGATGCGGGAgcttcctcctccggttccctacGTCTTCGCGCCTCAG GTCCCAGTAGCTCCACTTCAGATACCAACTGAATTTTCTCCTGTTTTTAGCCATTCATGGGTTAATGGCTCAGATCAATCCACCAACAGTAACCCCCCAGAGAAGGGAATTCCAACTTTGATTACATGGAGTCAAGGAGGAAATGAGGTGTTTGTGGAAGGATCATGGGATAACTGGACTTCAAG GAGGGTGTTAGAGAGGTCTGGGAAAGATCACGCTGTATTGTTGGTTCTGCCATCTGGAATATATCATTACAGGATCATTGTTGACGGGGAGCCAAGATATGTCTCTGAACAACCTCATGTGACTGACGAGAGAGGGCAGGTGGCCAACCTCCTCGATGTCCAT GAGTATGTTCCAGAGAGCCTTGATAGTGTGGCGGAGTTCGACGCGCCTCCATCGCCTGAACATAGCTACGACCTGCAGTTCCCAGCTGACGAGGAGTTTGCCAAGGAGCCACCGACCCTTCCGCCTCAGCTTCTCATGTCAGTCCTTGGCGGCACCGACAGCTCTGACGAACACGCTCTGAAGCTGAAGCCTCAGCATGTGGTCCTCAACCACCTGTTCATCGAGAAAGGATGGGGGTCGCAGTCCCTGCTCGCCCTCGGGGTCACCCACCGGTTCCAATCGAAGTACGTGAACTTCGTGCTCTACAAGCCGCTGCCGAGGAGGTGA
- the LOC124648753 gene encoding uncharacterized protein LOC124648753, with translation MARWLDVLAAKGVKELIFVNRPWPVDLRLPATLFSCASLTRLYLGVWRLPDTAAVPRRATFPNLLELGLCFTVMEDRDLAFILERSPVLETLVITGSQTGVRLRLVSHSLRCLLLGLTYLEDIDVVDAPRLERLIQWTNFGEHSSSKGMLRPSMIKIGHAPKLRMLGYHEPGDSDIEITKTVTVAGTKEKIVPSVNILAIEVQFGVRSALKKVPGYLRSFPNLQTLHVQSKRAEEPTGKVNLKFLQEGGPIKCVVQMLKKVFFYEFQGSKNEVAFLKFIAERARVLEKMVVVVASECFSSGANVNVKLKPLISANWISQACKLQLFKSPRTHGGPPIFCQQRASDLSFPDPFDLVYYQESL, from the exons ATGGCGCGCTGGCTCGACGTCCTCGCCGCCAAGGGCGTCAAAGAACTCATCTTTGTCAACCGCCCCTGGCCGGTCGACCTGCGCCTCCCCGCCACGCTCTTCAGCTGCGCCTCCCTCACCCGCCTCTACCTCGGAGTCTGGAGGCTCCCGGAcaccgccgccgtgccgcgcCGCGCCACCTTCCCCAACCTCCTGGAGCTCGGCCTCTGCTTCACTGTCATGGAGGACCGGGACCTCGCCTTCATCCTCGAAAGAAGCCCTGTTCTCGAGACTCTCGTCATCACGGGAAGCCAGACTGGAGTGCGCCTCCGCCTGGTCAGTCACAGCCTGCGGTGCCTGCTGCTGGGCCTTACCTACTTGGAGGACATCGATGTGGTGGATGCCCCTCGCCTGGAGAGGCTCATTCAGTGGACAAATTTTGGCGAGCACAGCAGCAGTAAGGGTATGCTGCGCCCCTCCATGATCAAGATTGGCCATGCACCCAAACTGCGTATGCTGGGATACCATGAGCCAGGAGATAGTGACATCGAGATTACCAAAACTGTCACTGTG GCTGGCACCAAGGAGAAAATTGTCCCCAGTGTCAATATCTTGGCCATAGAGGTGCAATTTGGAGTGCgcagtgctctcaagaaagtgcctgGCTACCTCAGAAGTTTCCCAAATCTCCAGACGCTCCATGTCCAG TCCAAGAGAGCTGAAGAGCCCACTGGCAAGGTCAATCTCAAGTTCTTGCAGGAGGGCGGTCCCATCAAATGTGTCGTGCAGATGCTGAAGAAGGTGTTCTTCTATGAGTTCCAAGGGTCGAAGAATGAGGTTGCTTTCCTCAAGTTCATCGCAGAGAGAGCTCGGGTGCTGGAGAAGATGGTGGTTGTGGTGGCAAGTGAATGTTTCTCATCGGGGGCTAATGTGAATGTCAAACTGAAGCCCCTGATAAGTGCAAACTGGATTAGTCAAGCTTGTAAACTTCAGCTCTTCAAGAGCCCACGCACTCACGGGGGACCTCCGATTTTCTGCCAGCAACGAGCATCTGACCTTTCGTTTCCTGATCCTTTTGACCTCGTCTACTATCAAGAATCTCTGTAA